One window of Halonatronomonas betaini genomic DNA carries:
- the secF gene encoding protein translocase subunit SecF, with protein MKFTENLDLMSKRKLWFTISGAFMVLALLFLVISGLNLGIDFQGGSIIEYSFTEAVDTEQVRGVLQEINIATEAQLQDSGDAEEYGVIIRSSELSQEEIQEVNDAMAANFEGTDLLRSESIGAVIGEELRMQALLALLVAAIAIVIYISFRFEFKFAITALMTLAHDVVFTIGVFALLGREINTAFIAALLTIIGYSINDTIVIFDRIRENMKIHKRSSFTELANRAVVDTLPRSINTSMTTLVAILAIYLFGGAAIQTFMLALFVGMAVGTYSSIFVASPILVSWQAKVETAK; from the coding sequence ATGAAGTTTACTGAAAATCTTGATTTAATGTCAAAAAGAAAGTTATGGTTTACTATATCAGGTGCATTTATGGTATTAGCACTTTTATTTTTAGTCATAAGTGGCTTGAATTTAGGTATTGACTTTCAGGGTGGAAGTATAATTGAATACTCCTTTACTGAAGCAGTAGATACTGAACAGGTAAGAGGAGTATTACAGGAAATTAATATAGCTACTGAAGCTCAACTTCAGGACAGTGGAGATGCAGAAGAATATGGCGTTATTATTAGATCATCTGAACTAAGTCAGGAAGAGATTCAAGAAGTTAACGATGCTATGGCAGCAAACTTTGAAGGCACTGATTTATTGAGAAGTGAATCTATTGGAGCTGTTATAGGTGAAGAATTAAGAATGCAAGCATTATTAGCTTTATTAGTTGCTGCAATAGCAATTGTAATTTATATTAGTTTTAGATTTGAGTTTAAATTTGCAATTACTGCTTTAATGACTTTAGCCCATGATGTGGTCTTTACAATTGGGGTTTTTGCATTACTTGGTAGGGAGATAAATACAGCATTTATTGCAGCTTTATTAACTATAATTGGTTATTCAATAAATGATACTATTGTAATTTTTGATAGAATAAGAGAAAATATGAAGATCCATAAAAGGAGTTCATTTACAGAACTTGCAAATAGAGCAGTTGTTGATACTTTGCCAAGGTCAATAAACACCTCCATGACTACTTTAGTTGCTATTCTGGCAATTTATCTCTTTGGTGGAGCAGCGATACAGACATTTATGTTAGCTCTTTTTGTTGGTATGGCAGTCGGAACCTATTCATCTATATTTGTCGCCAGTCCTATTTTGGTTAGCTGGCAGGCTAAAGTTGAAACTGCAAAATAA
- a CDS encoding phasin family protein — translation MGKLEELFYRGIGSLDLTVNKLEELVQSLVEEGELTKKQGKELVERWQEKGDEQKDKLEDIFDEKLDDLGVVRVDEFDKLKERVARIEGKLSNIENGASQNKTEI, via the coding sequence ATGGGTAAATTAGAAGAATTATTTTATCGTGGTATTGGTTCCCTTGATTTAACAGTTAATAAGTTAGAAGAGCTAGTTCAATCTTTAGTTGAAGAAGGAGAACTTACTAAGAAACAGGGTAAGGAACTGGTAGAACGCTGGCAAGAAAAAGGCGATGAGCAGAAAGATAAATTGGAAGATATCTTTGATGAAAAACTAGATGATTTAGGTGTTGTTAGAGTTGATGAGTTTGATAAATTAAAAGAACGGGTTGCTCGCATTGAAGGTAAATTAAGTAATATAGAAAATGGAGCATCTCAAAATAAGACAGAAATATAA
- a CDS encoding ABC1 kinase family protein: MALNIRKKYKHLQRYRQISQVFVKNGLGFILDRFDLKKFVPLKKRFEISETPDDISLPVRLRQVFQELGPTYVKLGQILSTRPDIFPPEYILEFKKLQDKVPPVSFEKIDMLLKDELGDDYQENVFETFEEEASAGASIAQTHRAILSNGNPVMVKVQRPYIQEKINVDLEIITDLAELAVERNILPEFIDPVGLVEEFKESLKKELNFKQELANIKRFQANFADNDSIISPRVYEKYSTKRVLIMEEIQGEKLSEIESYENIENKKLSRVGAHSFLRQVMIHGFFHADPHPGNIFIIDGNKIAYIDFGMMGQISSEDRDLFSLLFAALLRRNVEIITDTILEIGDMPSDLNTRKFKLDIEEFIYNYYNRKLEDINFKLLFEDLQKIVFKHHIRLPQEFFLLFRALSLNEGVGATLDPEFNIVEIGNDFIQDLIYDRLKPNNVFKRASLKLWRFINDIKGYPSDISEIMKMIKDDRLSINFKHMNLDKLIKEIDFASNRISISMIISALIIGSSMIIQSEIEPLFRGVPILGFIGYSMAGIMGIWLVISILRSGRF, from the coding sequence ATGGCTTTAAATATCAGAAAAAAATATAAGCATCTTCAAAGGTATAGACAGATAAGCCAGGTGTTTGTAAAAAATGGCCTTGGATTTATTCTGGATAGATTTGACTTGAAGAAATTTGTCCCACTTAAAAAAAGATTTGAAATTAGTGAGACACCAGATGATATTAGTCTACCTGTTAGATTAAGGCAGGTATTTCAAGAATTAGGCCCAACTTATGTAAAGTTGGGCCAAATTTTGAGTACCAGGCCTGATATTTTTCCTCCTGAATATATATTAGAGTTTAAAAAGCTCCAGGATAAAGTACCTCCTGTGAGTTTTGAAAAGATAGATATGCTTTTAAAAGATGAGTTAGGCGATGATTACCAGGAAAATGTCTTTGAAACTTTTGAGGAGGAGGCTTCAGCAGGCGCTTCTATAGCTCAGACTCACAGAGCTATTTTAAGTAATGGCAATCCGGTTATGGTTAAGGTACAAAGGCCATATATCCAGGAAAAAATTAATGTTGATTTAGAAATAATTACGGACCTTGCTGAATTGGCTGTTGAAAGAAATATATTACCTGAGTTTATTGATCCAGTTGGCTTAGTTGAAGAATTCAAAGAAAGTTTGAAAAAAGAATTGAATTTTAAACAGGAATTAGCTAATATAAAAAGGTTTCAGGCAAATTTTGCAGATAATGATTCAATAATAAGCCCAAGAGTATATGAAAAATATTCAACTAAAAGGGTATTAATAATGGAAGAGATACAGGGTGAAAAATTAAGTGAAATTGAATCATATGAAAATATTGAAAATAAAAAACTTTCCAGGGTTGGAGCCCATTCATTTTTAAGACAGGTGATGATCCATGGGTTTTTCCATGCTGATCCTCATCCAGGTAATATTTTTATTATTGATGGGAATAAAATAGCCTATATTGATTTTGGTATGATGGGTCAGATATCAAGTGAGGACAGAGATTTATTTTCTTTGCTTTTTGCAGCATTATTAAGAAGAAATGTAGAAATAATTACTGATACAATTTTAGAAATTGGAGATATGCCGTCTGATTTAAATACCAGAAAGTTTAAATTAGATATAGAAGAATTTATTTATAATTATTATAATAGGAAACTAGAAGATATAAATTTTAAATTATTATTTGAAGATTTACAAAAGATTGTATTTAAGCATCATATAAGGCTTCCACAGGAGTTTTTCTTATTGTTTAGAGCTTTAAGCTTAAATGAAGGTGTTGGCGCAACCCTTGATCCTGAGTTTAATATAGTTGAAATTGGTAATGATTTTATTCAGGACCTGATTTATGATAGATTGAAACCTAATAATGTTTTTAAGAGAGCATCTTTAAAGCTCTGGAGGTTTATAAATGATATAAAAGGTTATCCTTCAGATATTTCAGAGATAATGAAAATGATTAAAGATGATAGGTTATCAATTAATTTTAAACATATGAATTTAGATAAACTTATAAAAGAGATTGATTTTGCATCTAATCGTATTTCTATTAGCATGATTATCTCAGCTCTTATTATTGGTTCTTCAATGATAATTCAATCTGAAATTGAACCTCTTTTTAGGGGGGTTCCGATTTTAGGATTTATTGGTTATTCTATGGCAGGCATAATGGGAATATGGCTTGTGATTTCTATTTTAAGATCAGGTAGATTCTAA
- a CDS encoding adenine phosphoribosyltransferase, with protein sequence MNIEEFIREIPDFPKEGILFKDITPILHNPETYNYVIDKMVEYYSDFEIDYVAAIEARGFLFGPQIAMRLNKGFIPIRKPGKLPAEVISAEYELEYGTNTIEIHKDAVKPGDKILLIDDLLATGGTTRAAINLIEKLEGEVVGIGFLLELLALEGRAELKGYDIYSLISD encoded by the coding sequence ATGAATATTGAGGAGTTTATCAGGGAGATACCAGATTTTCCTAAAGAGGGGATTTTGTTTAAGGATATTACTCCTATTCTGCATAACCCTGAAACTTATAATTATGTTATTGACAAGATGGTTGAATATTATTCTGATTTTGAAATAGATTATGTTGCTGCTATCGAAGCCAGAGGTTTTTTGTTTGGGCCTCAGATAGCAATGAGATTAAATAAAGGGTTTATTCCTATTAGAAAGCCTGGGAAATTACCTGCTGAGGTTATTTCAGCTGAATATGAATTAGAATATGGTACTAATACTATTGAAATTCATAAAGATGCAGTAAAACCAGGTGATAAAATATTATTAATTGATGATTTATTAGCTACTGGTGGAACTACTAGAGCAGCTATTAATCTAATAGAAAAACTTGAAGGTGAAGTTGTAGGGATTGGCTTCTTATTAGAATTATTAGCATTAGAAGGTAGAGCTGAATTAAAGGGGTATGATATTTACTCATTAATCAGTGATTAA
- a CDS encoding RelA/SpoT family protein, producing the protein MDLKKIIKKINTYMEDPDINRLEKAFELCHSAHKGQYRVSGEPYYEHPLGVAYILSELELDLTTIIGALLHDVLEDTEIKREYIVKEFSEEVALLVDGVTKLTKLEFKTKEEQQAESLRKMFLAMADDIRVVLIKLADRLHNMRTLGYMKKYKQVEKAEETLEIYAPLAHRLGMSRIKWELEDLSFRYLKPDMYYEISRKVAANRKQREQEIKKAISHINDKLSEQEIDAEIYGRPKHLYSIYQKMERKEVDFSEVYDLTAIRVIVNSVRECYEVLGVIHDLWKPMPGRFKDYIAMPKSNMYQSLHTTVIGPKGDPLEVQIRTPEMHRTAEYGIAAHWRYKEGDNDNEEFEEKLSWLRQLLEWQKDLQEPHEFIETLKIDLFEDEVFVFTPQGDVVSLPRGGTPVDFAYNIHTEVGHNCVGAKVNGKIVPLEYKLDNGDFVEILTSNSSTGPTRDWLNFVKTSRARSKIKRWFKQQQKEQIVANGKKTLFDYLDKEKVEIPDSERNKIIKDLAKSLGRDNPESLYEAIGYDQIALKQVLKQLPDKYKQKDELQDLITTPKKKSPDKGIQVKEMDDILVRVAQCCNPVPGDDIIGYITRGRGVSVHRSDCPNLKSLDNEDRFIEVRWNNQRSDSYQVDLVIKAVNKSALLNDITSLISNEKIELHSVIANSNKYNQAYVKITVELSSREHMNDLIRKIENISGVLSVSRAKPS; encoded by the coding sequence ATGGATCTTAAAAAGATAATCAAAAAAATAAATACTTATATGGAAGATCCAGATATTAATAGATTGGAAAAGGCTTTCGAACTTTGTCATTCTGCTCACAAGGGTCAATACCGTGTTTCTGGAGAACCTTACTATGAACATCCTCTTGGGGTTGCTTATATTTTATCTGAGCTTGAGTTAGATTTGACGACTATTATAGGAGCTCTTTTGCATGATGTTTTAGAGGATACTGAGATTAAAAGAGAGTATATTGTTAAAGAATTTAGTGAAGAGGTTGCACTTTTAGTAGATGGGGTAACTAAACTTACTAAGTTAGAATTTAAAACTAAAGAAGAACAGCAGGCAGAAAGTTTACGTAAAATGTTCCTGGCTATGGCTGATGATATTCGAGTTGTTTTGATTAAATTAGCTGATAGACTTCATAATATGAGAACATTAGGCTATATGAAGAAGTATAAACAGGTTGAAAAAGCTGAAGAAACTCTTGAAATTTATGCCCCTTTAGCTCATAGACTTGGTATGTCTAGAATCAAGTGGGAGCTTGAGGATTTGAGTTTTAGATATTTAAAACCTGATATGTATTATGAAATTTCAAGAAAAGTTGCTGCAAATAGAAAACAAAGAGAACAGGAAATTAAGAAAGCAATTTCTCATATAAATGATAAATTATCTGAACAGGAAATAGATGCTGAAATTTATGGAAGACCGAAACATCTATACAGTATTTATCAAAAGATGGAAAGGAAAGAAGTTGACTTTAGTGAAGTATATGATCTCACTGCTATCAGAGTGATAGTTAATTCAGTAAGGGAATGTTATGAAGTTTTAGGTGTTATTCATGACTTATGGAAACCTATGCCAGGCAGATTTAAAGATTATATTGCAATGCCTAAATCAAATATGTATCAATCACTTCATACAACAGTAATTGGGCCGAAAGGAGATCCCCTGGAGGTTCAGATTAGGACTCCTGAGATGCATAGAACAGCAGAATACGGTATTGCAGCTCACTGGAGGTATAAAGAAGGGGATAATGACAATGAAGAGTTTGAAGAAAAACTATCCTGGTTAAGACAGCTGCTAGAATGGCAAAAAGATCTACAGGAACCTCATGAATTTATTGAGACATTAAAGATTGATTTATTTGAGGATGAAGTATTTGTTTTTACTCCTCAGGGTGATGTTGTTTCACTTCCAAGAGGAGGTACTCCTGTTGATTTTGCATATAACATTCATACAGAAGTAGGTCATAATTGTGTAGGAGCTAAAGTGAATGGCAAAATAGTTCCTTTAGAATATAAGTTAGATAACGGTGATTTTGTTGAAATATTAACTTCAAATAGCAGTACAGGACCAACAAGGGATTGGTTAAACTTTGTAAAAACCTCAAGAGCTAGAAGTAAAATAAAACGCTGGTTCAAACAGCAACAAAAAGAGCAGATTGTTGCAAATGGAAAGAAGACATTATTTGATTATCTTGATAAAGAAAAAGTAGAGATTCCTGATTCAGAGAGAAATAAGATTATAAAAGATCTTGCAAAAAGTTTAGGGAGAGATAATCCAGAATCTTTATATGAGGCAATTGGTTATGATCAAATAGCTTTAAAACAGGTGCTAAAACAATTACCTGATAAATATAAGCAAAAAGATGAATTACAGGATTTAATTACAACTCCTAAAAAGAAAAGTCCTGATAAAGGCATTCAGGTTAAAGAAATGGATGATATATTAGTAAGGGTTGCACAGTGTTGTAATCCAGTTCCTGGAGATGATATAATTGGTTATATAACAAGGGGGCGAGGTGTATCTGTTCATAGATCCGATTGTCCAAATCTTAAGAGTTTAGATAATGAAGATAGGTTTATTGAGGTAAGATGGAATAATCAGAGATCTGATTCATATCAAGTAGATTTAGTTATTAAAGCTGTTAATAAATCTGCATTATTAAATGATATTACAAGTTTAATATCCAATGAGAAAATAGAATTGCATTCAGTTATAGCTAATAGTAATAAGTATAATCAAGCATATGTGAAAATAACTGTTGAATTAAGTAGTAGAGAGCATATGAATGATCTCATAAGAAAAATAGAGAATATATCTGGTGTTTTATCGGTTAGTAGGGCAAAACCTAGTTGA
- the dtd gene encoding D-aminoacyl-tRNA deacylase, with the protein MRAVVQRVLESKVEVDNEIIGSINEGLCILLGVGEEDSKDDVDYLVDKIVNLRVFDDKEGKMNLSAKDLDKEILIVSQFTLFGDCRSGRRPGYSQAASPEKAEKLYNYFINKVKETGLDYAHGEFKAYMNLTLNNDGPVTLLLDSKKEF; encoded by the coding sequence ATGAGGGCTGTTGTTCAGAGAGTACTTGAATCTAAAGTAGAAGTTGATAATGAGATAATTGGATCGATTAATGAGGGTTTATGCATTTTACTGGGTGTAGGAGAAGAAGATAGCAAAGATGATGTAGATTATCTTGTTGATAAGATTGTTAATTTAAGAGTGTTTGATGATAAAGAAGGAAAGATGAATTTGTCAGCAAAAGATCTAGATAAAGAGATTTTAATAGTTTCTCAATTCACTCTTTTTGGCGATTGCAGGTCAGGCAGAAGGCCAGGTTACAGTCAGGCAGCTTCCCCAGAGAAGGCAGAAAAACTATATAATTACTTTATAAATAAGGTTAAAGAGACTGGGCTTGATTATGCCCATGGTGAATTTAAAGCTTATATGAATTTGACTTTAAATAATGATGGTCCAGTGACTTTATTGCTAGATAGTAAAAAAGAGTTTTAG
- a CDS encoding MBL fold metallo-hydrolase: protein MNSVNGYLIWDLNEAIVIDPGSKKEVFEIKNKIEEFDLNLKYIINTHSHFDHIGGNEFLKNNFNVKLGIRSKEAENLSDPEKNLSKYMGIEIISPSADFFLESKDNLIIGDSKFDIIYCPGHSPGSISLYNEDDGLLFSGDTIFKHGVGRTDLPGGNKDKLNSSINNLIELSDDTKVYPGHGPETTIKEFKEYYF from the coding sequence ATGAATTCAGTAAATGGTTATTTGATCTGGGATTTAAATGAAGCTATTGTTATTGATCCTGGTTCTAAAAAAGAAGTTTTTGAAATAAAAAATAAAATTGAAGAATTTGATTTAAATTTAAAATATATCATTAATACCCATAGTCACTTTGATCATATTGGGGGAAATGAATTTTTAAAAAATAACTTTAATGTAAAATTAGGAATTAGGAGTAAGGAAGCAGAAAACCTTTCTGACCCAGAAAAGAATTTATCAAAATATATGGGAATTGAAATCATAAGCCCAAGTGCTGACTTTTTTCTTGAATCAAAGGATAATTTAATTATTGGAGATAGTAAGTTTGATATAATTTATTGTCCAGGTCATAGCCCTGGGAGTATAAGTCTTTATAATGAAGATGATGGGTTATTATTTAGTGGAGATACAATTTTTAAGCATGGAGTAGGAAGAACTGATCTTCCTGGCGGCAATAAGGATAAGCTGAATAGTTCAATTAATAATTTAATTGAACTTTCAGATGATACTAAAGTATATCCTGGACATGGTCCAGAAACAACTATTAAAGAATTTAAAGAATATTATTTTTAA
- a CDS encoding SurA N-terminal domain-containing protein, with protein sequence MFNELRKNSKFVVYLVVLAFAITGAFMGYGAYMGGGSGGGQQQSMDVDDAIASVNGNEISRQQYFNMLQNYAQQTAQFSRTQMLPFRLSILNSIIEERLLQLESQERDISVEVGEEEVEEAINQVLEQNQLSMEELEELMANQGFTIEDFRDSIRASIQQQNLVEATIEDIQGEVDVDDDLVDERLNENYSQEEIDEMSEEELESTKSEIRDNLIAELEEEKFEEWLQEARNNAEIEIYDAALRGMRYYQNDDYASARESFYEAVEMQNDPALYIYLAESYFYDGDFDNAIVTMETAMEEHPESWEVAYHFGELFREEGDLDEATEKYDLASEYAGDNLMARYQLNLAFNELGDEERASEEMNKFIELQQDMQGMGTDEALPPADEDVEELDAEDLEELEAEDLETDEDVEIEGDL encoded by the coding sequence ATGTTTAATGAATTGAGAAAAAATAGTAAATTTGTTGTTTATTTAGTTGTATTAGCTTTTGCTATAACAGGTGCTTTTATGGGTTATGGCGCTTACATGGGTGGAGGCTCAGGCGGAGGCCAGCAGCAATCAATGGACGTTGATGATGCTATTGCTTCTGTAAATGGCAATGAAATTTCACGTCAACAGTATTTTAATATGTTACAGAATTATGCTCAACAGACTGCACAGTTTTCAAGAACACAGATGTTACCATTTAGATTGAGTATTTTAAATTCTATTATTGAAGAGAGGTTATTACAACTAGAATCACAGGAGCGAGACATTAGTGTAGAGGTTGGTGAAGAAGAGGTTGAAGAGGCGATAAATCAAGTATTAGAACAGAATCAATTAAGTATGGAAGAACTTGAAGAGTTAATGGCTAATCAAGGTTTCACAATAGAAGACTTTAGGGACAGCATACGAGCATCTATTCAACAGCAAAACTTAGTGGAAGCTACTATTGAAGATATTCAAGGAGAAGTAGATGTTGATGATGATTTAGTTGATGAAAGGTTAAATGAAAATTATTCTCAGGAAGAAATTGATGAAATGTCTGAAGAAGAATTAGAATCAACTAAAAGCGAAATAAGGGATAACTTGATTGCTGAATTAGAAGAAGAAAAGTTTGAAGAATGGTTACAAGAAGCCAGAAATAATGCTGAAATTGAAATTTATGATGCTGCTTTAAGAGGTATGAGGTATTATCAGAATGATGATTATGCCAGTGCCAGAGAAAGTTTTTATGAAGCAGTTGAAATGCAGAATGACCCTGCATTATATATTTATCTAGCAGAAAGCTATTTCTATGATGGTGATTTTGATAATGCAATAGTTACAATGGAAACAGCGATGGAAGAGCATCCTGAAAGCTGGGAAGTTGCATACCATTTTGGAGAGTTGTTTAGAGAAGAAGGAGATCTTGATGAAGCTACAGAAAAATATGATCTTGCGTCAGAATATGCTGGTGATAATTTAATGGCAAGGTATCAATTAAATCTAGCTTTTAACGAATTAGGTGATGAAGAGCGTGCTTCAGAAGAAATGAATAAATTTATAGAATTACAACAGGATATGCAGGGAATGGGGACAGATGAAGCTTTACCCCCTGCCGATGAAGACGTAGAAGAGCTGGATGCTGAAGATCTTGAAGAACTTGAAGCAGAAGATCTAGAGACTGATGAAGATGTTGAAATAGAAGGCGATTTATAA
- the hisS gene encoding histidine--tRNA ligase, which produces MTINAPRGTNDILPPDSFKWQYLEEKAKEICRKYNYKEIRTPIFESTDLFIRGIGESTDIVEKEMYTFKDKGGRSITLRPEGTAPVVRSFIENKLYGKALPFKFFYSGPMFRYERPQAGRYRQFHQFGVEVLGSDNPLVDVEIIKLGIDFLKEVGLSDFFVEINSVGCKECRPPYLEKLKNYFSEVNQELCGDCKRRIETNPLRVLDCKVESCQEIIKDAPKITDNLCDKCKDDFEKVKNGLNTLKIEYREVPTLVRGLDYYTNTAFEIKSDELGSQDAIFAGGRYNGLIEEIGDRDIPGVGFALGLERLEILLEGKELDIESGIDIYIVTIGESAEREGFKYLNQLRESGISADKDYFGRSVKSQMKDADRKNSNYTIILGNEELESGQATLRNMKSGEEFSVVLSELSEKVSDLLDN; this is translated from the coding sequence ATGACTATTAATGCTCCCCGGGGGACAAATGATATTTTGCCCCCGGACTCTTTTAAATGGCAATATTTAGAAGAAAAAGCGAAAGAGATATGCAGAAAGTATAATTATAAAGAGATAAGAACTCCAATATTTGAATCTACGGATCTATTTATTCGAGGAATTGGAGAGTCGACTGATATTGTTGAGAAAGAGATGTATACTTTTAAAGATAAAGGTGGAAGAAGTATTACTTTAAGACCAGAGGGTACTGCTCCTGTAGTAAGGTCTTTTATTGAAAATAAGCTTTATGGTAAGGCTTTACCTTTTAAGTTTTTTTATTCAGGGCCAATGTTCAGATATGAGCGGCCACAGGCTGGAAGATATAGACAATTCCACCAGTTTGGGGTTGAAGTATTAGGGAGCGATAATCCTTTAGTTGATGTTGAGATTATTAAATTAGGTATTGACTTTTTAAAAGAAGTTGGATTATCTGATTTTTTCGTTGAAATAAACTCTGTTGGATGTAAAGAATGTCGACCACCTTATTTGGAAAAATTAAAAAATTATTTTTCTGAAGTTAATCAAGAGTTATGTGGTGATTGTAAAAGAAGAATTGAAACTAATCCTTTAAGGGTACTTGATTGTAAAGTCGAAAGTTGTCAGGAGATTATTAAAGACGCCCCTAAAATAACTGATAACTTATGTGATAAATGTAAAGATGATTTTGAAAAAGTTAAAAATGGGCTGAATACTTTAAAGATTGAATATCGAGAAGTACCTACTCTTGTGAGAGGTTTAGATTATTACACAAATACAGCTTTTGAAATAAAATCAGATGAGCTTGGTTCACAGGATGCAATCTTTGCTGGTGGTCGTTATAACGGTTTAATTGAAGAAATTGGAGATAGAGATATCCCTGGAGTTGGTTTTGCTCTAGGCCTTGAGCGTTTAGAAATCTTATTAGAGGGCAAGGAATTAGATATAGAATCAGGGATTGATATTTATATTGTAACTATTGGAGAAAGTGCAGAAAGAGAAGGTTTTAAGTATTTAAATCAATTAAGAGAATCCGGGATTTCTGCTGATAAGGATTATTTTGGCCGGAGTGTTAAAAGTCAAATGAAAGATGCTGATAGAAAAAATAGTAATTACACAATTATTCTAGGTAATGAAGAACTTGAATCTGGCCAGGCTACATTAAGAAACATGAAAAGTGGAGAAGAATTTTCTGTAGTTTTAAGTGAATTATCAGAAAAGGTTAGTGATTTATTAGATAATTAG